One genomic window of Arachis stenosperma cultivar V10309 chromosome 10, arast.V10309.gnm1.PFL2, whole genome shotgun sequence includes the following:
- the LOC130956950 gene encoding uncharacterized protein LOC130956950 encodes MPLYAKFLKELMTKKRSWKNNETVILIEECSAIIQHKLPQKLKDPGSFQIPCIIGEITVEKALCDLGASINLMSVAMMRKMKIEEAKPTKMALQLADRSFKFPHGIVEDLLVKVGDFIFPADFVVLDMQEEAKTSIILGRPFLATAGAIIDVQKGDLTLRLHNEKMTFNVFKAISYPPE; translated from the coding sequence atgccactctatgccaagttcCTGAAGGAGCTGATGACTaagaagagaagctggaagAACAATGAGACTGTGATACTAATCgaagaatgtagtgctatcATCCAGCACAAACTACCCCAGAAGTTAaaggatcctgggagctttCAGATCCCTTGTATTATAGGGGAAATCACAGTAGAGAAGGCCCTTTGTGACTTAGGAGCCAGCATCAATTTGATGTCAGTAGCAATGATGAGGAAGATGAAGATCGAGGAggctaaaccaacaaaaatggCCTTACAACTGGCAGATCGATCGTTCAAGTTCCCTCATGGCATAgtagaggatttgttggtgaAAGTAGGAGACTTCATATTTCCGGCAGATTTTGTAGTGTTGGACATGCAGGAGGAAGCCAAAACCTCTATTATCCTGGGAAGGCCGTTCTTGGCTACTGCTGGAGctatcattgatgtccaaaaaggtgATCTTACCTTGAGATTACACAATGAAAAGATGACATTCAATGTGTTCAAGGCCATAAGTTACCCACCAGAATAA